The DNA sequence GGGAAGTCGCGCTGGCGGCCGAGAAGCAGCAGATCGAGCTGGGCGGCGAGGAACGCCACGCCGCGGTGGTGTTCGTCGACATCATCGGATCGACGCAGATGGTCACCAGCCGCCCCGCCGCCGAGATCGTCGAGCTGCTGAATCGGTTCTTCGCGGTCATCGTCGACGAGGTGGACCGTCACCACGGCCTGGTGAACAAATTCGAAGGCGATGCCGTGCTGGCCGTGTTCGGCGCGCCGGTGGCCCTCGACAACGCCGAGGACGAGGCGCTGTCGGCGGCCAGGGCGATCCAGGCGCGACTGGCCGACGAGGTGCCCGAGTGCCAGGCGGGCATCGGGGTGGCCGCAGGCACGGTGGTGGCGGGCAACGTCGGGGCCAAGGAACGGTTCGAGTACACCGTCATCGGTGAACCGGTCAACGAGGCCGCCCGGCTGTGCGAGCTCGCCAAGTCGGTGCCCAACCGGCTGGTCGCCTCGTCCGACGCCGTCGACAACGCGACCGACGCCGAACGCGCGCACTGGACACTGGGCGACGAGGTGACGCTGCGCGGCCACGACGAGCCGACGCGGCTGGCCCTGCTGGCCTGACCCCTTACATCCCGCGCAGGGTTCGGTCGAGGTACTCGGCACGGCACGCCTGGCGCGCCAGCTTGCCGCTGGTGGTGCGCGGGATCGCGCCGGCGGGCACGAACCGCACGTCGGAGACGTCCACACCGTGCCGGTCGGACACCGCGGTCCGGATCGCGTCGATCGCCGGTGCGGGATCGGCGCGGCGGGTCCCCGACGCCCGCTCGGCGATGATCACCACCTGCTGGTCGGGCACGGTGAACGCGACGGCGTGGCCACGCCGCACCAGCGGTGAGGCCGCGGCCACCGTCGATTCGATGTCCTGCGGGTAGTGCCGGCGGCCGTCGACGACGATCAGGTCGGCCAGCCGGCCCGTGACGTACAGCTCGCCGTCGAGGTAGGTGCCGAGGTCGCCGGTCCGCAACCAGTGCGCGTCCGCGGGCACCCCGTCGGCGTGCCCGGCAGAGCCGAGCCGTGAGCGCAGCGCGGCGCCGAACGTCACGCGGCTGTCGTCGGGCCGGCCCCAGTAGCCACGGCCGACGTTGTCGCCGTGCAGCCAGATCTCACCGACGAACCCGTCGGGCAGTTCCTCGGCGGTGTCGGGGTCGACGATCACGGCCCATTGGCTCCGGGCGACCTGACCGCACGACACCTGCGCCACAGCACCTTTCGCATCCGCGCCGATCGGCACCGCCCGCCCGGCCGCCAGCCCTTCCCGGTCGAGGTACAGCACCGAGGCCCGCGCGTCGGGGGCGATGGTCGAGACGAACAGCGTGGCCTCGGCGATCCCGTAGGACGGTTTGAACGCCGTGGCAGGCAGCCCGTACGGGGCGAACGCGGTGGTGAACGTGTCGATGGCCTCGATGCTCACCGGTTCCGAGCCGATGATGAGGACCACGTTGGCCAGGTCGACATCCTCCCCCGGATCGGGCAGCCCCCGCTGGGCGGTCCATTCATAGGCGAAGTTGGGTGCGGCGGTCACGACACGGCCCTCGCGGGACCCTTCGGCGAGCGCGCGGATCCAGCGCTGCGGGCGGCGCAGGAACGCCGTCGGCGACATCAGCGTGGAGTGCCCGCCGTAGACGGCGGGGAAGCCGATCATCGAAAGGCCCATGTCGTGGAAGAGCGGTAACCAGCTGACGCCGTGGGTGTTTCGGTCCAGCAGGTCGATCGACAGGATCATCTGCAGCAGGTTGGTGCCGACCGCGCGGTGGGTGATCTCGACGCCGACCGGTTGCCGGGTCGCCCCGGAGGTGTACTGCAGGTGGGAGACGTCGTCGACGTGAATGGGCCTGTCTTCGAAGGACTCTCCCTCGGCATCGGGGATCTCCTCGACGAGCAGGACCTGCGGCCTCGGCAGGTCGACGAGTTCGTCGAGGAAGTCCTCGACCGCGCCCGCGGCCGCGGCGGTGGTCAGCACCACCGCCGGCCGGGAGTCGTCGAGTGCGGTGTGCAGCCGCTCGGCGTGGCCCTGCAGTTCCGGCGCGAACAGCGGCACCGCGATGGCGCCCGCCTTGATCGCGGCGAAGAAACCCGTGACGTACTCGAGGCCTTGCGGGGCGAGGATCGCGACGCGATCACCCGGCGAGGTGAGCTGCTGCAGCCGCGCGGCGACGGCCCGCAACCGCACACCGAGTTCGGTCCAGGTCAGTTCGACGGCGTGCACCGCGTCGTCACCGGTGTGATCGAGGTAGCGGTAGGCCACGGTGTCGCCGACGTTGGCGATGTTGCGGTCGATCAGCGAGATCAGCGTCACACCGTGCGGCAGGACGATGTTGCCGTCGGCGTCGAGGCAGTCCTCGATCTTCAGCAGGCCTTCCGAAACCGCCTGTCCGCTACCGCCACTCATGACGACGAGTCTAGGGAACTCCCCGTCAGACCAGCAGGTCGTCGATCTGGTTGATCGCCGACGATGCGCCTTCGACCACACCCATGTCCAGCACCTGCTGCAACGCTTCGGCGGAGGCGTAGGTGCTCACGTAGGTCGCGCGGGTGCCGCCGTCGTGTTCGGTGAACGTGAAGACGTTCTTGGAGACCGGCAGGTCCGGATTCGGGGTGAAGTCCTCGTCGGCGAAGCCGTCGTCGAACGAGAAGCTCCTGGGCTCGTCGACGGCCGTGATGTGCCAGTATCCGGCGTGCTTGTCGCCCTGCGGGCCGGTCATGAAGTACGTGACGCGCCCGCCGGGGGTGAGGTCGTGATCGACCACGGTCGCGGGATAGGTGGGCGGCCCCCAGATCTTCTCCAGCTGACGGGGGTCGGCGTAGATCTCCCAGATCCGCTCCACCGGTGCGGCGAAGTCCGCCGTGATGGTCAGCGTGAGGTTGTCGATGTCGTGCTGGACGTCGGTCACGGGCATGGTCGGTCCTCCTTGGGCGAATCGGTTGCGATGAGGTCGTCGATACGGGCGACACGCCCGCGCCAGATCCGTTCGAGGTCCGACAGCATCGCCGCCACCGAGCGCACCGCCGCCACGTCGCCGCTGGCCAACTGCTCACGGCCGTGGCGCCGCTTTGTCACCAGGCCGGCCCTCTCCAGCACGGCGACGTGCTTCTGGACGGCGGCGAAACTCACGTCGTACTTCAGCGCGAGCGCGGTGACCGAGTGCTCCCCGGCCAGGACGCGGCGCAGGATGTCACGCCGGGTGCGGTCGGCGAGCGCATGGAACAGGGCGTCGGCCCGCTCCTCGTCGAGCACGGTCACACCGACAACCTACAACCAAATGGTTGTAGGTTGTCAAGAGGCGGCCCGCGTCAGGTACCGGGCGGTGTTGCAGCGAGCTGGCGGATCGCGCGGATCTCTTCGTCGTCATGCGCCCGCCCGTCCGGGTGGATCAGATCGCTGAACCACGTCTCGGGAAGCTCCGTGGCGGGTTCCTTCCACGAATCCCACGGCAGGTACGTCTGGGTCCGCCCGGCGACGAAGCCCCAGTTGTAGGCGCCGACGTTGCGTCGTTTGGCGACGGGGAGGATCCCCTGGACGGTGCTGCCCAGATTGCGTGCCAGGTACTCGGTGCACAGAATCGGTCGACCGAGCGGCGTGAGTTCGTCGATGCGGGCCTCGAACTCGTCGGGATCTCCGTAGCTGTGGAAGCTGATGACGTCGGAGTGCTCGAGCTGCAGGCTGCATATCGTGCTGCGGCTTTCGGGATCTCGCCAGTGTCCCTGCCAGACGCCACTGGTCAACGGCTGAATGGGACCGACGGCACGCGCCCACTGGAACACGTGCGGGAGGAAGGCGGCGACCAGCTTCTGTTTGTCCGCGTGTTCGACCTTGCGGTAGTCCTTCGCGGGGTTGTCCGGCTCGTTCCACACGTCCCACCCGAGGACGCGCGGATCGTTGCGGAACAGGCCGACCACGCCGGTGACGTAGCTCTGCAGCACGCGGGTGTAGGCCGGATCCTGCAGACGATGTGCACCCGGGCTCTGCACCCAACCGGAGTTGTGCACACCCGGTACCGGCGCACGCTGACGGCCGGCACGCGGCAGCGGGTCCCAGCACGAGTCGAACAGAACGAACAGCGGCCTGATGCGATGGCTCGCCGCGATGGCGACGAACTGTGAGAGCCGACGGCTGAAGCCGGCCCGGTCGGCCGCCCACAACTGATCGTGGAGGAACACCCGCATGGTGTTCATCCCGATGCGTTTGGCCACGCTGAGCTCACCGTCGATGCGACGTGGATCGAATGTCTCCGCCTGGAACATCTCCAACTGGTTCACGGCGTTGGAGGTCACGTAGTTGGCGCCGAGCAGCCATCCCTGTTGGGCATACCAGGCATTGGCACGGTCGGCCGACCAGCGGGCCGCCTGCGCCGAGGCGAGAGGCACCTTGGTCAGTGCCGCGGCTGCTGCCAGGTACAGCGGTATCTTGAGGGCCTCTCGCCGATGCACGTCGTGACCATAGTGGCGGTGGCAGGACGGGACCGGCCGGCGGGCGGGCCCGCAACACAACAGGATTCGAATCGTTATCGGACCGTGCGCGACACCCCGTCCACGACCATGTCGGATTTCCGCCAGTGATGTCGGTGGCCGCGTGTAAGTCTCTAAGCGTGTACGACGATTTCGACCGCTGCTACCGGGCCGTGCAGTCCAAGGACGCCCGGTTCGACGGCTGGTTCGTCACGGCCGTGCTGACCACCGGGATCTATTGCCGTCCCAGCTGTCCGGTCCGCCCGCCGTTCGCGCGCAACGTACGCTTCTATCCGACAGCGGCCGCCGCGCAGGCGGCCGGGTTCCGCGCCTGTAAGCGGTGCCGACCCGACGCCTCACCCGGCTCCCCCGAGTGGAACGTCCGGGGCGATGTGGCCGCCAGGGCGATGCGTCTGATCGCCGACGGCACGGTCGATCGTGACGGGGTCACGGGCCTCGCCGAGCGCCTCGGCTACACGACGCGACAGGTGCAGCGCATCCTGCAGGCGGAGGTCGGCGCCAACCCGTTGGCCCTGGCGCGGGCGCAGCGGGCCCAGACGGCGCGGGTGCTCATCGAGACCACCGACCTGTCGTTCTCCGATGTCGCGTTCGCCGCGGGGTTCGCGAGCATCCGGCAGT is a window from the Mycolicibacterium litorale genome containing:
- a CDS encoding SRPBCC family protein, encoding MPVTDVQHDIDNLTLTITADFAAPVERIWEIYADPRQLEKIWGPPTYPATVVDHDLTPGGRVTYFMTGPQGDKHAGYWHITAVDEPRSFSFDDGFADEDFTPNPDLPVSKNVFTFTEHDGGTRATYVSTYASAEALQQVLDMGVVEGASSAINQIDDLLV
- a CDS encoding ArsR/SmtB family transcription factor, which gives rise to MTVLDEERADALFHALADRTRRDILRRVLAGEHSVTALALKYDVSFAAVQKHVAVLERAGLVTKRRHGREQLASGDVAAVRSVAAMLSDLERIWRGRVARIDDLIATDSPKEDRPCP
- a CDS encoding fatty acyl-AMP ligase, whose protein sequence is MSGGSGQAVSEGLLKIEDCLDADGNIVLPHGVTLISLIDRNIANVGDTVAYRYLDHTGDDAVHAVELTWTELGVRLRAVAARLQQLTSPGDRVAILAPQGLEYVTGFFAAIKAGAIAVPLFAPELQGHAERLHTALDDSRPAVVLTTAAAAGAVEDFLDELVDLPRPQVLLVEEIPDAEGESFEDRPIHVDDVSHLQYTSGATRQPVGVEITHRAVGTNLLQMILSIDLLDRNTHGVSWLPLFHDMGLSMIGFPAVYGGHSTLMSPTAFLRRPQRWIRALAEGSREGRVVTAAPNFAYEWTAQRGLPDPGEDVDLANVVLIIGSEPVSIEAIDTFTTAFAPYGLPATAFKPSYGIAEATLFVSTIAPDARASVLYLDREGLAAGRAVPIGADAKGAVAQVSCGQVARSQWAVIVDPDTAEELPDGFVGEIWLHGDNVGRGYWGRPDDSRVTFGAALRSRLGSAGHADGVPADAHWLRTGDLGTYLDGELYVTGRLADLIVVDGRRHYPQDIESTVAAASPLVRRGHAVAFTVPDQQVVIIAERASGTRRADPAPAIDAIRTAVSDRHGVDVSDVRFVPAGAIPRTTSGKLARQACRAEYLDRTLRGM
- a CDS encoding 1,4-beta-xylanase, whose translation is MHRREALKIPLYLAAAAALTKVPLASAQAARWSADRANAWYAQQGWLLGANYVTSNAVNQLEMFQAETFDPRRIDGELSVAKRIGMNTMRVFLHDQLWAADRAGFSRRLSQFVAIAASHRIRPLFVLFDSCWDPLPRAGRQRAPVPGVHNSGWVQSPGAHRLQDPAYTRVLQSYVTGVVGLFRNDPRVLGWDVWNEPDNPAKDYRKVEHADKQKLVAAFLPHVFQWARAVGPIQPLTSGVWQGHWRDPESRSTICSLQLEHSDVISFHSYGDPDEFEARIDELTPLGRPILCTEYLARNLGSTVQGILPVAKRRNVGAYNWGFVAGRTQTYLPWDSWKEPATELPETWFSDLIHPDGRAHDDEEIRAIRQLAATPPGT